A single window of Lepeophtheirus salmonis chromosome 2, UVic_Lsal_1.4, whole genome shotgun sequence DNA harbors:
- the LOC121132424 gene encoding Golgi-associated plant pathogenesis-related protein 1 isoform X1: MLSSTVVKTSRSSKTSYEGDRVKIEETVIKEYADGRIEKETTTKYNDSLKGDGINGSLNRSSPWRRNLVLESPSSNGRNSSSHNSISSTSKNNRQFAKQALDTHNKYRRNHNVPLLELSEELNKYAKEWADHLAKTDSFMHRPDGPYGENLFLAYGTGNTDCDGAEPVDSWYSEGSIYQYGQSSGSSGTGHFTQIVWKGSKKLGMAKSKSISGKTIIVANYDPPGNFIGDYASNVLRPNV; the protein is encoded by the exons ATGTTATCTTCAACTGTTGTCAAAACTTCTAGATCCTCCAAGACTTCCTATGAAGGAGATCGTGTCAAGATAGAGGAAACTGTCATTAAAGAATATGCTGAT GGTCGAATAGAAAAGGAAACGACAACCAAATATAATGATAGCTTGAAGGGAGACGGCATAAATGGCTCACTGAATCGTAGTAGTCCATGGAGGCGAAACTTGGTGTTGGAGTCTCCGTCAAGTAATGGAAGAAACTCCTCATCACATAACTCTATTTCTTCAACGAGCAAAAACAATCGTCAATTCGCGAAACAAGCATTGGatacacataataaatatagaagaaatCACAATGTCCCTCTCTTGGAGCTGAGTGAAGAg ttaaataaatatgcgAAAGAATGGGCAGATCATCTTGCAAAAACAGATTCATTCATGCATAGACCAGACGGACCCTAtggggaaaatttatttttagcctATGGAACAGGGAATACGGATTGTGATGGTGCAGAGCCTGTTGATAGTTGGTACTCTGAGGGATCTATCTATCAATATGGGCAGTCCTCAGGGAGCTCCGGAACAG GGCATTTTACTCAAATCGTGTGGAAAGGAAGCAAAAAGCTTGGGATGGCCAAGTCCAAATCTATCTCCGGTAAAACCATAATTGTTGCAAATTACGACCCTCCTGGAAACTTTATTGGGGACTATGCATCAAATGTTTTGAGaccaaatgtttaa